One window of the Eucalyptus grandis isolate ANBG69807.140 chromosome 8, ASM1654582v1, whole genome shotgun sequence genome contains the following:
- the LOC120287573 gene encoding phytosulfokines 3-like, translating into MAKITTLFLTSLLLLCAISSCFARPEPVFLDVTPVQAQRAGVETKHDVDLMDESCKGVGEEECLLRRTLAAHIDYIYTQKHHP; encoded by the exons ATGGCCAAGATAACAACCCTTTTCTTGAcgtctctcctcctcctctgcgcGATCTCATCCTGCTTTGCTCGCCCCGAGCCAGTGTTTCTCGATGTTACTCCAGTCCAGGCTCAACGTGCG GGCGTGGAAACGAAGCACGACGTTGACTTGATGGATGAGAGCTGCAAAGGAGTTGGCGAAGAAGAATGCTTGTTGAGGAGGACTCTGGCTGCTCACATCGACTATATCTACACCCAAAAGCATCATCCTTGA
- the LOC120287574 gene encoding phytosulfokines 3-like produces MAKITTLFLTSLLLCAILSCFARPESVFLDVTPVQTQRAGVETEHDVDLMDESCKGVGEEECLLRRTLAAHIDYIYTQKHHP; encoded by the exons ATGGCCAAGATAACAACCCTTTTCTTGACGTCTCTCCTCCTCTGCGCGATCTTATCCTGCTTTGCTCGCCCCGAGTCAGTGTTTCTCGATGTTACTCCAGTCCAGACTCAACGTGCG GGTGTGGAAACGGAGCACGACGTTGACTTGATGGATGAGAGCTGCAAAGGAGTTGGCGAAGAAGAATGCTTGTTGAGGAGGACTCTGGCTGCTCACATCGACTATATCTACACCCAAAAGCATCATCCTTGA